TGCGCTCGTCATCTCGCAGTCCGACGACGACGAGGCGCCGGTCTACTCCACGACGATCACCGGTGCCACCGCCGACCCGGTGAAGGACTACCTCAAGCAGATCGGCAAGGTCGCCCTCCTCAACGCCGAGCAGGAGGTCGAGCTCGCGATGCGCATCGAGGCCGGCCTGTTCGCCGAGGACAAGCTGCAGCACTCGACCGGGCTCTCGAAGCCGGAAGAGCGCGAGCTGCGCTGGGTCGCCCGTGACGGTCAGCGCGCGAAGTCGCACCTGCTCGGCGCGAACCTCCGCCTGGTCGTGTCGCTCGCCAAGCGCTACACCGGCCGCGGCATGCAGTTCCTCGACCTCATCCAGGAAGGCAACCTGGGCCTGATCCGTGCGGTCGAGAAGTTCGACTACACCAAGGGCTTCAAGTTCTCGACCTACGCCACCTGGTGGATCCGTCAGGCGATCACCCGTGCCATGGCCGACCAGGCCCGCACGATCCGCATCCCGGTCCACATGGTCGAGGTCATCAACAAGCTGGCCCGCGTCCAGCGCCAGATGCTGCAGGACCTCGGTCGCGAACCCACTCCGGAAGAGCTCGCCCGCGAGCTCGACATGACCCCGGAGAAGGTCGTCGAGGTGCAGAAGTACGGCCGCGAGCCCATCTCGCTCCACACCCCGCTGGGTGAGGACGGCGACTCGGAGTTCGGCGACCTGATCGAGGACACCGAGGCGGTCGTCCCGGCCGACGCGGTCGGGTTCACGATGCTGCAGAAGCAGCTCGAGAGCCTGCTCGACTCCCTCTCCGAGCGTGAGGCGGGCGTCATCCGCATGCGCTTCGGTCTCGGGGACGGCCAGCCGAAGACCCTCGACCAGATCGGTGACACGTTCGGCGTGACGCGTGAGCGCATCCGTCAGATCGAGTCCAAGACGATGGCGAAGCTCCGCCACCCGTCGCGGTCGCAGTCGCTGCGCGACTACCTCGAGTAGGCCGATGCGCTTCGTCATCCCGATCCTCGTCGGGCGGATCCTCCGCGCCCTCGCACGTGCGCGGGGCGGGGGGTCCGCCTACCCCGGGTACATCGTGCTCAAGCTGGTGCCGAACTTCCTCCAGCACGTCACCGCGCAGTTCCCGAACGGCGTCGTCTTCGTGCTCGGTTCGAACGGCAAGTCGACGACGACCCACATGATCTCCGACATCGTGCGGGCGCACGGGCTGCGGGTCTTCACGAACCCGTCCGGGGCGAACCTGCCGCAGGGCATCGCCTCGGCGCTGCTGTCCGAGGTGTCGCTGACCGGCAAGCTCAAGGCGGACATCGGCATCCTCGAGGTGGACGAGGCCTTCGCGGTCGAGCTCGCCGGGATCCTGTCGCCGTCCACCGTGACGATGCTCAACGTCCAGGTCGACCAGCTCTACCGGTTCTTCGAGACCGAACGCGTCGCGACGATGATGCTCGACACCGCGGCCCTGTCGACCGCGAACGTCATCACCAACCGTGACGACCAGTTCCTCGACGCGTACGTCGGCACCGACGGCCAGCGCGTGCTGCGCTTCGGTGCCAGCGCCGAGGTCGTCGCCGCCGCACCGAACGGCCTGCAGAACGCCGACGACTTCGACCGGCAGGACGCCGTGCCGAACGTCGCCGACGCCGAGGTCGTGGTGAACACCGGCGACGGTGCGACCATCCGCTTCGACGGTGCCGAGATCCCCGTCCGCCTGCCGGCTCGCGGGCTGCACTACGCCGTCGACGCGGCAGCGGCCACCGCCACGGCGAGTGCCGCACTCGGTGCGCAGTTCCGCGCCGACGCCGTGACGACGGCCTTCGGCACGATGAAGCCGGCGTACGGACGCGGTGAGCGACTCCCCATCGCGGGCGAGTCCGCCGAGTTCACGATGTTCAAGAACGCCGCGAGCCTCCAGCTCAACCTCGACGCCCTGCCGGACCACCCGGAACAGGTGCTCATGGCGATCGACGAGGGCACGCCGGACATCTCCTGGATCTACGACATCGACTTCTCGAAGCTCGACCACGTCGACGTCGTCTCCGGCGACAAGGCCTGGCAGATCGCGATCGCCCTCGAGCACGCCGGCGTCCGCATCGGCCGGGTCGAGCCCGACGTCGAGGCCGCGATCAAGCAGATGGAGCAGCTCGGTTCGACGACCTCCGGGACGAAGAACTTCATCGTCAACTACGAGATCATGATGATCGCCCGCAAGGCCCTCGGCCACCCGGACATGGAGAAGACCGCATGACGGCCGACCGGCTGACCATCCTGCACGTCTACCCCCGCCAGATGGGCGTCTCGGGCGACCGCGGCAACGTGGCGGCCCTGGTCCGTCGTGCCGCAGCCGCGGAAATCGCCACCGAGGTGCTCGAGTACGCGCCGGGTGACGAGCTCCCCGCCTCGGCGGACGTCGTCGTGATCGGCAACGGACCGCTCAGCGCGATGCGGTCGCTCGGTGACGACATCGCACGCATCGGTGCGCCGCTCCGCGAGTTCGCCGCTGCCGGGGTGCCGGCCGTTGCCGTCGGCGGCGGGTTCGACCTCGCCACGACCGAGGTCGTGCCGACGGACGGTGCTCCCGTCACCGGCTTCGGGGTCTTCGACGCGCGTGCCGTCCGCGGTGCCGAGCGTCGGGTGAACTACTTCGTGCTCGAGACCGCGTACCCGCTGCTCCCCGGAGCCCCGACGCGCCTCGCCGGCTTCGAGGACCACGCGACGCGCATCGAGCTCGGTGCCGGTGTCCGGCCGTTCGCCGACGTCGTCTCCGGCGGCGGCAACCAGGCGGGCGCCCCGGTCGAGGGCGCGATCGTCGGCAACTCCTTCGGCACGCACACGCAGGGGCCGATCCTGCCGCTCAACCCGCAGCTGACCGACGGCGTCCTCGCCGCGGCCACCGCTCGGCTCGGCCGCGAGTACGCACCGGACCCGGAGCGCACCGCGTCGATCGACCGCTACGCGCGCGAAGCTCGGGCGACCGTCGACCGCTACGTCGACAAGGCGTTCAAGCGGATCGCTTGACGCGACCGCAGACAGACAGGAGGCGCGGTGCCAGCTGGCACCGCGCCTCCTGTCTGTTCAGCGCTCGCGTCTGTGCGCGCTACTTCGACTCGTAGAGTCGGCTGCTCTCGTCGTGCCACTCGATGGCGGTCGCCGCGAGCTTGTCCTTGAACTCGGCGCCGTGGTGCGCACAGAAGTACAGCTCACCGCTGGCCATGGTGGCCCGGATGTACGCCTGCGCGCCGCAGCTGTCGCAACGGTCGGCAGCGGTGAGCTGGTGGCTGCTGACTTCGTCGATGGAGAGGTCCTGCACGGTCTGGGTCATTGCTGTGCTCCTCACGGATCGCAGGTGGTGCGGCTTGGTCCACCTATTTCAACACGTGATGCCTGAGAGTGGCGCATTGTGATCGCCCGTTTCGCTCAGCGCGGATCGGCTGTCCCCAGTCCGAGTGTCCGCGCGGTGGTGTCGGTGCGGATCGCTAGCATCGGAAGGTGAGCTCCGACTACTCTGCACGCCATCTCTCCGTCCTCGAAGGGCTCGAGGCGGTCCGCAAGCGTCCGGGCATGTACATCGGGTCGACGGACTCCCGCGGGCTCATGCACTGCCTGTGGGAGATCATCGACAACTCCGTCGACGAAGCCCTCGCCGGGCACGGTGACGAGATCGGCGTGCTGCTGCACCCCGACGGTTCGGTCGAGGTCCGCGACACCGCTCGTGGCATCCCCGTCGACGTCGAGCCGAAGACCGGTCTGACCGGGGTCGAGGTGGTGTTCACGAAGCTCCACGCCGGTGGCAAGTTCGGCTCCGGGTCGTACGCCGCGTCCGGTGGGCTGCACGGTGTCGGTGCCTCGGTCGTGAACGCGCTGTCGGAGCGCCTCGACGTCGAGGTCGACCGCGGCGGCAAGACCTACGCGATGTCGTTCCACCGCGGTGAGCCGGGCACGTTCGCCGGCGACGGGCCGGACGCGCCGTTCACCCCCTTCACCTCCGGCAGCGAGTTGCGCGTCGCCGGCAAGGTGAAGAAGGGCGTGACCGGGTCCCGCGTGCGGTACTGGGCGGACCGGCAGATCTTCACCTCCGACGCGAAGTTCAGCACCAGCGACCTCGTCAGCCGGGCGCGCCAGACGGCCTTCCTCGTGCCAGGGCTCGGCATCACCATCACGGATGCGCGGCCCGCCTCGATCGAGGCAGCGGCCGCGCGGGCGGAGGCCACGGGCACTCCTGTCGAGCCCGGTCCGGTCGTCGAGCGCTTCCGGTACGAGGGCGGGATCGGTGAGTTCGTCGAGCACCTCGCCCTCGACTCCGCCGTCACCGACGTCTGGCGCATCCGGGGGACCGGCACCTTCACCGAGACCGTGCCGATGCTCGACGACAAGGGCCACATGGTGTCGACCTCGGTGTCGCGTGAATGCGAGGTCGACCTCGCGCTGCGATGGGGCAGCGGCTACGAGACGGTGTTCCGCAGCTTCGTCAACATCATCGCGACTCCGAAGGGCGGCACGCACCAGGCCGGCTTCGAGTCCGGCGTGGTCAAGGCCGTGCGCGCCCAGGTCGAGGCGAACGCCCGCAAGCTCAAGGTCGGGCAGGACAAGCTCGAGAAGGACGACGTGCTCGCCGGTATGACCGCGGTGCTCACCGTCCGCCTGCCCGAGCCGCAGTTCGAAGGTCAGACGAAGGAGGTCCTCGGCACCCCGGCGGTCCGGAAGATCGTCGACCAGGTCGTGTCGAAGCGCCTCACCGAGATCCTCACGTCGACGCAGCGCACCGAGAAGGCCCAGGCGGCGACCCTGCTCGAGAAGGTCGTCGCCGAGATGAAGACGCGCATCTCGGCCCGGGCGCACAAGGAGACCCAGCGCCGGAAGAACGCGCTCGAGAACTCCTCGCTGCCGACGAAGCTCGCCGACTGCCGCAAGCAGGACGCCGAGGGGACCGAACTCTTCATCGTCGAGGGCGACTCCGCGCTCGGCACCGCCAAGCTCGCGCGCAACAGCGAGTACCAGGCGCTGCTGCCGATCCGCGGCAAGATCCTCAACGTGCAGAAGGCGTCCGTGTCGGACATGCTCTCGAACGCCGAGTGCGCCTCGATCATCCAGGTCATCGGCGCCGGCTCCGGCCGGACGTTCGAGATCGACCAGGCCCGCTACGGCAAGGTCATCATCATGTCCGACGCCGACGTCGACGGCGCCCACATCCGGACGCTCCTGCTCACGCTGTTCTTCCGGTACATGCGGCCGATGATCGAGCAGGGTCGGGTGTTCGCCGCCGTGCCGCCGCTGCACCGGGTCGTCGTGGTGAACCGTGGCAAGGCGAACGACACGCTGTACACGTACTCCGAGGCCGAGCTGCAGGCCGTGCTGAAGAAGCTCGAGAAGCAGGGCAAGAAGTACCAGGAGCCGATCCAGCGGTACAAGGGTCTCGGCGAGATGGACGCCGACCAGCTGGCGGAGACCACGATGGACCGCACGCACCGGACGCTGCGCCGGGTGAACATCACCGATGCCGAGGGTGCTGCGAAGGTCTTCGAGCTGCTCATGGGCAACGACGTGGCGCCGCGCAAGGAGTTCATCCTCGCCGGCGAGGGCCTCGACCGCGACCGTATCGACGCGTAGGCCGCGCGCGGCGCCGCCGAGTCTCGCCTCAGCGGACAGTTTCGCGCCGCGGCTGCGCGAGTTCTGTCCGCGAGGCCGAGTCTCGGCGCCGCCGTGCGGCGCGACCTCACGCGCCTGGCGACACGTCGCGCGGCGCTGGCGCCGTGACGTGTCGCCAGCCGCGTGAGGTCGCAGCGCGGTCGGGTGGTCGGGGGCGGTGCTCGTCCCGATGGGTGGACGGGAGGCGCGGTGCGGGGCCGGCGCGCGCCTCCCGTCCGCGTGCTCACGCGCTGGGCGACAGTTCACGCGGCGAGGGCCCCGTGAACTGTCGCCTGGCGGGAAAAGCCGGGTGACCGGGCCGCGCGCGAGGGCGAGTCTCGGCTGGGCGGACGGTTTCGCGCCGCGGCGGCGCGAGAACTGTCCGCGGGGCCGAGTCTCGGCGTCCGCCGCGGCGCGGCCGCGTGCTCACGCGGTGGGCGACAGTTCACGCGGCGAGAGCCCCGTGAACTGTCGCCCAGCTCGAAAAGCCGCGCCGCGCCGCGCGCCTACGCCTCGCCGGCGGTGCCGTCGAGCGCCGCCGCACTCCCACCGATCGAGTCGATCACGGCGTCGAGCGGCGCCCCCGACCCGTCGCGCTTCGACAGCCAGTCCGGCAGCGTCCGGGCAGCGCCGTCCGACCCGACCGCGTGCGGGGGAGCGATGCCCGCCCACGCCACCGTCAGGCCGTCCTCGCCCTTGAGGAACGCGTGCGCCCGGACACCCTGGGTCGCACGGCCCTTCGCCGGGAACTCCGACAGGGCCGAGACCTTGGCGCGGCCGGTGTCGGTGCCGGGCAGGGCCGAGGACGACGCCGAGACGGTCGCGACCACGGCGTCGTCGGAGCGGGCGACAGACCCGAACCAGATCGCCGAGGCACCCGCTGCGAGGGCCACGCCGGCGACCCCACCGGCGGGGAGGCCCTGCGCACGGACGCCGGACGCCGGGAACCGCAGC
The sequence above is a segment of the Curtobacterium sp. BH-2-1-1 genome. Coding sequences within it:
- a CDS encoding MurT ligase domain-containing protein, which translates into the protein MRFVIPILVGRILRALARARGGGSAYPGYIVLKLVPNFLQHVTAQFPNGVVFVLGSNGKSTTTHMISDIVRAHGLRVFTNPSGANLPQGIASALLSEVSLTGKLKADIGILEVDEAFAVELAGILSPSTVTMLNVQVDQLYRFFETERVATMMLDTAALSTANVITNRDDQFLDAYVGTDGQRVLRFGASAEVVAAAPNGLQNADDFDRQDAVPNVADAEVVVNTGDGATIRFDGAEIPVRLPARGLHYAVDAAAATATASAALGAQFRADAVTTAFGTMKPAYGRGERLPIAGESAEFTMFKNAASLQLNLDALPDHPEQVLMAIDEGTPDISWIYDIDFSKLDHVDVVSGDKAWQIAIALEHAGVRIGRVEPDVEAAIKQMEQLGSTTSGTKNFIVNYEIMMIARKALGHPDMEKTA
- a CDS encoding type IIA DNA topoisomerase subunit B, with the protein product MSSDYSARHLSVLEGLEAVRKRPGMYIGSTDSRGLMHCLWEIIDNSVDEALAGHGDEIGVLLHPDGSVEVRDTARGIPVDVEPKTGLTGVEVVFTKLHAGGKFGSGSYAASGGLHGVGASVVNALSERLDVEVDRGGKTYAMSFHRGEPGTFAGDGPDAPFTPFTSGSELRVAGKVKKGVTGSRVRYWADRQIFTSDAKFSTSDLVSRARQTAFLVPGLGITITDARPASIEAAAARAEATGTPVEPGPVVERFRYEGGIGEFVEHLALDSAVTDVWRIRGTGTFTETVPMLDDKGHMVSTSVSRECEVDLALRWGSGYETVFRSFVNIIATPKGGTHQAGFESGVVKAVRAQVEANARKLKVGQDKLEKDDVLAGMTAVLTVRLPEPQFEGQTKEVLGTPAVRKIVDQVVSKRLTEILTSTQRTEKAQAATLLEKVVAEMKTRISARAHKETQRRKNALENSSLPTKLADCRKQDAEGTELFIVEGDSALGTAKLARNSEYQALLPIRGKILNVQKASVSDMLSNAECASIIQVIGAGSGRTFEIDQARYGKVIIMSDADVDGAHIRTLLLTLFFRYMRPMIEQGRVFAAVPPLHRVVVVNRGKANDTLYTYSEAELQAVLKKLEKQGKKYQEPIQRYKGLGEMDADQLAETTMDRTHRTLRRVNITDAEGAAKVFELLMGNDVAPRKEFILAGEGLDRDRIDA
- a CDS encoding type 1 glutamine amidotransferase; its protein translation is MTADRLTILHVYPRQMGVSGDRGNVAALVRRAAAAEIATEVLEYAPGDELPASADVVVIGNGPLSAMRSLGDDIARIGAPLREFAAAGVPAVAVGGGFDLATTEVVPTDGAPVTGFGVFDARAVRGAERRVNYFVLETAYPLLPGAPTRLAGFEDHATRIELGAGVRPFADVVSGGGNQAGAPVEGAIVGNSFGTHTQGPILPLNPQLTDGVLAAATARLGREYAPDPERTASIDRYAREARATVDRYVDKAFKRIA
- a CDS encoding RNA polymerase sigma factor, whose amino-acid sequence is MAARSTTIDPTKDTEPEGTAAESAAEAEGTAAPKKRATKTTAKKAAPKKAAPKAKKKADDDEDIDEETPVAEADATDDADTETDEKDTKPDAAAAVAAGALVISQSDDDEAPVYSTTITGATADPVKDYLKQIGKVALLNAEQEVELAMRIEAGLFAEDKLQHSTGLSKPEERELRWVARDGQRAKSHLLGANLRLVVSLAKRYTGRGMQFLDLIQEGNLGLIRAVEKFDYTKGFKFSTYATWWIRQAITRAMADQARTIRIPVHMVEVINKLARVQRQMLQDLGREPTPEELARELDMTPEKVVEVQKYGREPISLHTPLGEDGDSEFGDLIEDTEAVVPADAVGFTMLQKQLESLLDSLSEREAGVIRMRFGLGDGQPKTLDQIGDTFGVTRERIRQIESKTMAKLRHPSRSQSLRDYLE